From a region of the Arachis ipaensis cultivar K30076 chromosome B09, Araip1.1, whole genome shotgun sequence genome:
- the LOC107615217 gene encoding zinc finger MYM-type protein 1-like yields the protein MEKYFKRTSSLEIGSQNNSSTSSNKRRFLEFEVESLIADPGKRPKISSYHPNDRDKVRCAYLQKGPCQPRNHDFPQTTCGSSFRRFNPNWFDDYGNWLEYSISKDAVFCLCCYLMKPETEGGDAFVTNGFSNWKTRERLQTHVGIHDSAHNQAWRKCEALMKPKQHIIRGQGYDGASNMQGEFNGLKTLILKENSYAFYVHCFAHQLQLALVTVAKKQVEIALLFNLLTNLCNVVGASCKQRDMLRDSQMTKTIEALQTLKRAGDTRWGSHYGTILRLISLFPSVVNVLEYVEEDGNNSEQRAEAFTNELSQALQRNDQDIVNAMALVKVSKQRLQTIRDNITVPKMDDIFVSQGRSRRKAQKISNLHHFQVEIFYQVVDRQLQELNNRFTEVNTELLLCIACLNPRHSFLAFDKEKLIQLAQFYPLEFSSTQLLALDSQLENFILDVHSDDQFSNLNGIGALSQKLVETRKNIVYPLVFLLLKLALVLLVATASVERTFSAMNIIKSRLRNRMGDEFLNDCLVTYIEREAFDLIEFYVNTLDLQMIEEEIRDLTLIEIQNILKGYNKILRHIPSMLFPNMDMCYQQQMSTGVNRLICDELR from the exons atgGAGAAATATTTCAAAAGAACTTCATCATTGGAGATTGGATCCCAAAACAATTCATCGACTTCTTCTAACAAGAGGAGATTTTTAGAATTCGAAGTAGAGAGTCTCATAGCAGATCCAGGAAAACGACCAAAGATTTCAAGTTATCATCCGAATGACAGAGACAAAGTTAGATGTGCATATTTGCAAAAAGGTCCTTGTCAACCAAGGAATCATGATTTTCCGCAAACTACTTGTGGTTCTTCTTTTCGAAGATTTAATCCTAATTGGTTTGATGATTATGGCAATTGGTTAGAGTATAGTATATCAAAAGATGCTGTTTTTTGTCTTTGTTGTTATCTTATGAAACCTGAGACTGAAGGTGGCGATGCTTTTGTAACCAATGGCTTTTCAAATTGGAAAACAAGGGAGAGATTACAAACTCATGTTGGGATTCATGATAGTGCTCATAATCAAGCTTGGAGAAAATGTGAAGCACTTATGAAACCAAAACAACACATTA TACGTGGCCAAGGATATGATGGTGCAAGTAATATGCAAGGAGAATTTAATGGTTTAAAAACTTTGATATTGAAAGAAAATTCTTATGCTTTCTATGTACATTGCTTTGCTCACCAACTTCAGTTAGCTCTTGTAACGGTTGCAAAAAAACAAGTTGAAATTGCTTTGCTTTTCAATTTGTTAACCAATTTGTGCAATGTTGTTGGAGCTTCATGTAAACAAAGAGATATGCTTCGTGATAGTCAGATGACTAAGACAATTGAAGCATTACAAA CTTTGAAAAGAGCTGGAGATACTAGATGGGGTTCACACTATGGAACTATACTTagattaatttctttatttccttccGTGGTCAATGTTCTTGAATATGTTGAGGAAGATGGAAATAATTCAGAACAAAGAGCTGAAGCAT TTACTAATGAATTATCTCAAGCGTTACAAAGGAATGATCAAGACATTGTAAATGCTATGGCATTGGTTAAAGTGTCTAAGCAACGGTTGCAAACTATAAGAG ataatattactgTTCCAAAAATGGATGATATATTTGTGTCACAAGGAAGATCAAGACGCAAAGCTCAAAAGATCTCAAATTTGCATCATTTTCAAGTTGAGATATTCTATCAAGTAGTTGATagacaacttcaagaactcaacaatCGTTTTACAGAGGTGAATACTGAATTACTTCTTTGTATAGCTTGTCTGAATCCAAGACACTCATTTCTTGCGTTTGATAAGGAGAAGTTAATCCAGTTAGCTCAATTCTATCCATTAGAATTTTCTTCTACTCAACTTTTGGCACTTGATAGTCAACTTGAGAACTTCATACTAGATGTGCATTCTGATGATCAATTCTCAAACTTAAATGGGATTGGTGCTCTTTCTCAGAAATTGGTTGAGActcgaaaaaatattgtttatccaTTAGTGTTTCTTCTTTTGAAGTTAGCTTTAGTTTTGCTTGTAGCAACTGCATCAGTTGAAAGAACCTTTTCTGCTATGAACATCATAAAGAGTCGGCTTCGCAACCGTATGGgagatgaatttttaaatgattgtttagtGACATACATAGAAAGAGAGGCATTTGATT TAATCGAATTTTATGTTAATACCTTAGATTTGCAGATGATAGAGGAAGAAATAAGGGACTTGACTCTTATTGAAATTCAGAACATACTAAAGGGATACAATAAGATCCTAAGACACATCCCTTCCATGCTATTTCCTAACATGGATATGTGCTATCAGCAACAGATGTCAACTGGTGTCAACAGGTTGATTTGTGATGAGCTTCGTTAG